One region of Etheostoma spectabile isolate EspeVRDwgs_2016 unplaced genomic scaffold, UIUC_Espe_1.0 scaffold00001392, whole genome shotgun sequence genomic DNA includes:
- the LOC116674991 gene encoding zinc finger protein 239-like: GVKKEEKRRGRGVRRHRCQHCDKSFTTSGYLKIHQRVHTGEKPYSCDQCGAAFTQQSALKRHQRIHTGEKLYSCDQCGETFSRGDALKAHQRIHTGEKPYSCEQCGETFSHSSYLIIHQRIHTEEKPYSCEQCGKTFTNISHLKRHQRIHTGEKPYWCEQCGETFSQHSNLKTHQRIHTGEKPYSCEECGETFSLKRNLETHQRIHTGERPYWCEQCGETFSHSSSLKRHQRVHTTSFQTET, from the coding sequence aaacggagaggaagaggagtcagacgtcaccgctgtcagcactgtgacaaatccttcacaacatcaggatatttaaagattcatcagagagttcacactggtgagaagccttacagctgtgatcaatgtggggcagctttcacacaacagagtgccctgaaaagacatcaacgcattcacactggagagaaactgtacagctgtgatcaatgtggggaaactttttCTCGTGGTGATGCCCTTAaagctcaccagcgcattcacactggagagaagccgtacagctgtgaacaatgtggggaaaccttttctcatagtagtTACCTTAtaatacatcaacgcattcacactgaagagaagccgtacagctgtgaacaatgtggaaaaacctttACTAATATTagtcaccttaaaagacaccagcgcattcacactggagagaagccgtactggtgtgaacaatgtggggaaacgttttctcagcatagtaaccttaaaactcaccagcgtattcacactggagagaagccgtacagctgtgaagaatgtggggaaaccttttctttgAAGCGTAACCTtgaaactcaccagcgcattcacactggagagaggccgtactggtgtgaacaatgtggggaaaccttttctcatagtagtagccttaaaagacaccagcgcgtTCACACTACCTCGTTCCAAACCGAAACTTGA